The Hyalangium gracile genome includes a window with the following:
- a CDS encoding NAD-dependent epimerase/dehydratase family protein: MGKVALVGAAGAIGRSVAAALRAAGQPYRVVGRSRGSLQAEFGADPLAEIVTWNPDEPASVRAAAQGVDTLVYLVGVPYWEFKLHPVIMRQTIEGAVAAGVSRLVQIGTVYPFGRPQTEKVTEAHPREPHTFKGQMRKQQEDLVLEAHGRGGLQTTILRLPDFYGPGVERSLLHGAFKAAVEGTRANLIGPIDTPHEFVFVPDVGPVVTALMQEPRAYGRTWNLAGAGVITQRALVERIFAEVGRPPKLRVAGPLLVRALGLFNPLMRELVEMHYLQTTPVLMDDSALRGLLGEVRKTPYEEGIRQTLAAMRPAAQPVAARVAST; the protein is encoded by the coding sequence ATGGGCAAGGTCGCACTGGTTGGAGCAGCGGGAGCTATCGGGAGGAGTGTGGCAGCGGCGCTGCGGGCAGCCGGCCAACCCTACCGGGTGGTGGGGCGCTCGAGAGGCTCGCTGCAGGCCGAGTTCGGCGCCGATCCCCTGGCGGAGATCGTCACGTGGAACCCGGACGAGCCCGCCTCCGTGCGTGCGGCGGCGCAGGGTGTGGACACGCTCGTCTACCTGGTCGGCGTGCCCTACTGGGAGTTCAAGCTCCACCCGGTGATCATGCGCCAGACGATCGAGGGGGCAGTGGCGGCGGGAGTCTCCCGCCTGGTGCAGATCGGCACGGTGTATCCCTTCGGGCGTCCCCAGACCGAGAAGGTCACCGAGGCGCACCCGCGCGAGCCCCACACCTTCAAGGGGCAGATGCGCAAGCAGCAGGAGGATCTGGTGCTCGAGGCCCACGGGCGCGGCGGGCTCCAGACCACCATCCTGCGGCTGCCGGACTTCTACGGGCCGGGAGTCGAGCGCAGCCTGCTTCACGGCGCCTTCAAGGCCGCCGTGGAGGGCACCCGCGCCAACCTCATCGGGCCGATCGATACCCCGCATGAGTTCGTCTTCGTCCCCGACGTGGGGCCTGTCGTCACCGCGCTCATGCAGGAGCCGCGCGCCTACGGCCGGACGTGGAACCTGGCTGGGGCGGGCGTCATCACGCAGCGAGCGCTCGTGGAGCGCATCTTCGCGGAGGTGGGGCGCCCTCCGAAGCTCCGCGTCGCCGGCCCGCTGCTGGTGCGGGCCCTGGGGCTGTTCAACCCGCTCATGCGCGAGCTCGTCGAGATGCACTACCTGCAGACCACGCCGGTGCTGATGGACGACTCGGCGCTGCGCGGGCTGCTGGGAGAGGTGCGCAAGACGCCCTACGAGGAGGGCATCCGCCAGACGCTCGCGGCGATGCGGCCCGCCGCTCAGCCCGTGGCCGCGCGGGTGGCGAGCACCTGA
- a CDS encoding sensor histidine kinase codes for MKLRLRLALTAVAVTVPLIAGLGFVQRSLRSRTQVEVLEASTLAQMQAGERERCEASPESWMVREGRPPGRPPPRDDRGEPPPGDPFGLFGPSGPPHGGRERGPPPMEPPHGPPPDRDRRPPGRGPGSVQLFPYDSQLVSRNAQAPRLDEETRAAARSGQATITRQSRADGMIVQEVLLRMPWEGGPCAYILARRMEPSGASFGFLPSLELWGLPTLIVLVAVVLALGPVVGRIRRLTEEVRTSAGSGYQQPISVRGSDEIGELARAFQEARTEIQSQMAQQEAREQALRDFLANTTHDVMTPLTVLQGHLSAMEQRAGRGEPLESALVASAMSEAHYMASLVHNLSAAARLEAGAPEAQQAPVDLNALIARVVGRHQPIARQQQISLESGVPAASTWVRGDVTLIEQAVSNVVFNGIRYGREGGHVAVVLETTRQGRFHLRVIDDGPGIPEEERSRLLERRFRGNAARTRAPQGQGLGLHITHNVAQLHGWTLTLAPSEYGGLEVAFSGEVLAESPTTA; via the coding sequence GTGAAGCTGCGGCTGCGCCTGGCGCTCACGGCGGTGGCGGTGACGGTGCCGCTCATCGCCGGGCTGGGCTTCGTGCAGAGATCGCTGCGGAGCCGCACCCAGGTGGAGGTGCTCGAGGCGTCCACGCTCGCGCAGATGCAGGCGGGGGAGCGGGAGCGCTGCGAGGCTTCCCCCGAGTCCTGGATGGTGAGAGAAGGACGCCCTCCGGGACGGCCGCCTCCCAGGGATGACCGTGGTGAGCCTCCGCCTGGCGACCCCTTCGGCCTGTTCGGGCCGTCGGGTCCTCCTCATGGGGGCAGGGAGCGAGGGCCGCCTCCCATGGAGCCTCCGCACGGGCCTCCTCCGGATCGGGACCGGAGGCCTCCGGGGAGAGGCCCCGGGTCCGTCCAGCTCTTCCCCTATGACAGCCAGCTCGTCTCGCGGAACGCGCAGGCTCCCAGGCTGGACGAGGAGACGCGGGCGGCTGCGCGCTCGGGACAGGCGACGATCACCCGCCAGTCGCGAGCGGACGGGATGATCGTTCAGGAGGTGCTGTTGCGGATGCCCTGGGAGGGCGGGCCCTGCGCGTACATCCTCGCGCGGCGCATGGAGCCCTCGGGGGCTTCGTTCGGGTTCCTGCCGTCGCTGGAGCTCTGGGGACTGCCCACGCTCATCGTCCTCGTGGCGGTAGTGCTGGCCTTGGGGCCCGTGGTGGGGCGCATCCGCCGGCTCACGGAGGAGGTGAGGACCTCCGCGGGCAGTGGGTACCAGCAGCCCATCTCCGTCCGGGGCAGTGACGAGATCGGTGAGCTGGCGCGCGCGTTCCAGGAGGCGCGGACGGAGATCCAGAGCCAGATGGCGCAGCAGGAGGCTCGGGAGCAGGCGCTGCGTGACTTCCTGGCCAACACCACGCACGACGTGATGACGCCCCTCACGGTGCTGCAAGGGCACCTGTCGGCGATGGAGCAGCGGGCGGGGAGGGGAGAGCCGCTGGAGTCAGCGCTGGTGGCCTCGGCGATGAGCGAGGCGCACTACATGGCCTCGCTGGTGCACAACCTGTCCGCGGCGGCCCGGCTCGAGGCGGGGGCGCCGGAGGCCCAGCAGGCGCCGGTGGATCTCAACGCGCTGATCGCCCGGGTGGTGGGGCGGCACCAGCCCATTGCCCGGCAGCAGCAGATCTCGCTGGAGAGCGGGGTGCCCGCCGCGTCCACGTGGGTGCGCGGGGACGTCACGCTGATCGAGCAGGCGGTGAGCAACGTGGTCTTCAATGGAATCCGGTACGGCCGCGAGGGCGGCCATGTGGCGGTGGTGCTGGAGACCACGCGCCAGGGGCGGTTCCACCTGCGCGTCATCGACGATGGGCCGGGCATTCCCGAGGAGGAGCGCTCGCGGTTGCTGGAGCGTCGGTTCCGAGGCAACGCGGCACGGACTCGTGCTCCGCAGGGACAGGGGCTGGGATTGCACATCACCCACAATGTCGCGCAGCTGCATGGCTGGACGCTGACGCTGGCGCCCTCCGAGTACGGCGGGCTCGAAGTGGCCTTCTCGGGCGAGGTGCTCGCGGAGTCTCCCACGACAGCCTGA
- a CDS encoding response regulator transcription factor codes for MGERILLVEDDPQLGAQIVEHLRGAGFEPLWWKEGRSLMAGELPDVSLVVLDLMLPGTYGLDMLKAIRGFSEVPVLILSARNDTLDKVRSLKLGADDYMTKPFWPEEFVERVRARLRRPSLQKEEAVVEVGPLRLDFQAREVRVQGRVVELTRVEFELLAALARRPREAVTRQWLVEHVLDPEREGTERTLDVHVSRLRRKLSPVQCVETVWGVGYRLVPGDGS; via the coding sequence ATGGGGGAGCGAATCCTGTTGGTGGAGGACGACCCGCAGCTGGGCGCTCAGATCGTGGAGCACCTGCGCGGCGCGGGCTTCGAGCCCCTGTGGTGGAAGGAGGGCCGGAGCCTCATGGCGGGTGAGTTGCCGGACGTGAGCCTCGTGGTGCTCGATCTGATGCTGCCGGGGACGTACGGCCTGGACATGCTCAAGGCCATCCGAGGCTTCTCCGAGGTGCCTGTCCTCATCCTCAGCGCGCGCAATGACACGCTGGACAAGGTGCGCTCGCTGAAGCTCGGGGCGGATGACTACATGACCAAGCCCTTCTGGCCGGAGGAGTTCGTCGAGCGCGTGCGTGCGCGCCTTCGCCGGCCCTCGCTCCAGAAGGAGGAGGCCGTCGTGGAGGTGGGCCCGCTGCGGCTCGACTTCCAGGCCCGGGAGGTGCGGGTGCAGGGCCGGGTGGTGGAGCTGACGCGGGTGGAGTTCGAGCTGCTGGCGGCGCTGGCCCGGCGGCCTCGCGAGGCGGTGACGCGGCAGTGGCTGGTCGAGCACGTGCTGGATCCGGAGCGGGAGGGGACGGAGCGCACGCTGGACGTCCATGTGTCGCGGCTGCGGCGCAAGCTCAGCCCCGTGCAGTGCGTGGAGACGGTGTGGGGGGTGGGGTATCGGCTCGTGCCTGGGGATGGCTCGTGA
- a CDS encoding TetR/AcrR family transcriptional regulator — translation MGSAERKQRQKAQLREQILAAARDIVVREGFRGLSMRKLADAVEYAPATLYLHFQNRDEIAQELCAGGFQELWSFLEPAASVADPLERLRVAAERYVRFGVSHPETYSFIFLEDPKITSAVLRGTPKEGGERSFHLLIGAFQELHTQGRLAPGADPQRLAEVLWAGLHGVVSLELTCSDFLQTPAEVLSASMLQSLLTGMLLPGSDARAARTPGS, via the coding sequence ATGGGCAGCGCCGAGCGAAAGCAGAGGCAGAAAGCGCAGTTACGCGAGCAGATCCTGGCAGCGGCGCGGGACATCGTGGTGCGGGAGGGATTCCGCGGGCTGTCGATGCGCAAGCTGGCGGACGCGGTGGAGTACGCGCCGGCGACGCTGTACCTGCACTTCCAGAACCGGGATGAGATCGCCCAGGAGCTGTGCGCGGGAGGCTTCCAGGAGCTGTGGAGCTTCCTGGAGCCCGCGGCCTCGGTGGCGGATCCGCTGGAGCGGCTGCGCGTGGCGGCCGAGCGCTACGTGCGGTTCGGCGTGAGCCATCCGGAGACCTACTCCTTCATCTTCCTGGAGGATCCGAAGATCACCAGCGCCGTGCTGCGAGGTACTCCCAAGGAGGGAGGCGAGCGGTCGTTCCACCTGCTGATCGGAGCCTTTCAGGAGCTCCACACCCAGGGCCGGCTGGCACCCGGCGCGGACCCGCAGCGGCTGGCGGAAGTGCTCTGGGCGGGGCTGCACGGGGTGGTGAGCCTCGAGCTCACGTGCTCGGACTTCCTTCAGACGCCGGCCGAGGTGCTCTCCGCGAGCATGCTCCAGAGCCTGCTCACCGGGATGCTCCTGCCGGGTTCTGACGCTCGAGCCGCCCGGACGCCTGGCTCCTGA
- a CDS encoding DNA topoisomerase IB, giving the protein MTLIERLQREGIRRLGSPKRGFRYVRADGRPVPRAECERIQALKLPPAWTDVAISPSAKSKLQAIGKDGAGRWQYRYHETFTRRQQEEKYRRIVGFARALPRMRRRVSADLRKQGLGRDKVLACMLRILGTCFIRPGSQVYAEENGSFGLATLRARHVKVVGDTVYFDFPGKSGQQQHRELRDRRVATIIRQLLKVPGRDVFKFVLDDGFIVDVRRRHINEYIQEVMGVEYSAKDFRTWAGTLICACALARARERVKKAAAEGGVKAAKKTMVAAVREAAEHLGNTPAVAKSSYIYPSVLAMFEQGKVVGRYFESVEELAKHEGPHLHCSEKALLDMIKDGTVV; this is encoded by the coding sequence ATGACCTTGATCGAGCGCCTCCAGCGAGAGGGAATCCGACGGCTGGGCAGTCCGAAGCGGGGATTCCGGTACGTGCGAGCCGACGGGCGCCCGGTCCCTCGAGCGGAGTGCGAGCGCATCCAGGCGCTGAAGCTCCCCCCGGCCTGGACGGACGTGGCGATTTCACCCTCCGCGAAGTCGAAGCTTCAGGCGATCGGCAAGGACGGCGCGGGGCGGTGGCAGTACCGCTACCACGAGACCTTCACGCGGCGGCAGCAGGAGGAGAAGTACCGGCGCATCGTGGGCTTCGCGAGGGCGCTGCCCCGGATGAGGCGGAGGGTGAGCGCGGATCTGCGAAAGCAGGGCCTGGGGCGAGACAAGGTGCTGGCCTGCATGCTGCGAATCCTGGGCACGTGCTTCATCCGACCGGGCAGCCAGGTGTACGCGGAAGAGAACGGGAGCTTCGGGCTGGCCACGCTGCGAGCCCGGCACGTGAAGGTGGTGGGCGACACGGTGTACTTCGACTTCCCGGGCAAGAGCGGCCAGCAGCAGCACCGCGAGCTGAGGGATCGGCGGGTGGCGACGATCATCCGGCAGTTGCTGAAGGTGCCGGGACGGGACGTCTTCAAGTTCGTGCTGGATGACGGCTTCATCGTGGACGTGCGTCGGCGCCACATCAACGAGTACATCCAGGAAGTGATGGGCGTGGAGTACAGCGCCAAGGACTTCCGGACGTGGGCGGGGACGCTGATCTGCGCGTGCGCGCTGGCAAGGGCGCGGGAGCGGGTGAAGAAGGCGGCGGCCGAGGGCGGAGTGAAGGCGGCGAAGAAGACGATGGTGGCCGCGGTGCGAGAGGCCGCCGAGCACCTGGGCAACACGCCGGCGGTGGCGAAGTCCTCGTACATCTACCCCTCGGTGCTGGCGATGTTCGAGCAGGGCAAGGTGGTGGGCCGCTACTTCGAGTCCGTGGAGGAACTGGCGAAGCACGAGGGCCCCCACCTGCACTGCTCGGAGAAGGCCCTGCTGGACATGATCAAGGACGGCACCGTGGTGTGA
- the ppk1 gene encoding polyphosphate kinase 1, giving the protein MAKRASNGRGSQKTIERDVIPEGVDVPDRALFFNRELSWLAFNDRVLQLAEGSSVPLMERVKFCAIYARNLDEFFMIRVARLHEQHRAGVSRLVPDGATPGETLDKLHEGIRAQGRRHSDCFERVLRPALAEKGLRILSMKELDTEARAQMDQRFREQIFPVLTPLAIGLGRHFPYISNLSVSLAVLLRDPVAEVENVARVKVPKELLPRFVPLKSGGGTAFVPLEDIIACHLGTLFPGMEVLDYGLFRVTRDADFTVSEDAEDLLVAVQDELRQRRFGDVIRLELQAGMNRKLCEPLVEALGLEPRQVYEEQGLLALADLHAVVSTPGFSELRDPPWTPVTQPRLRPDPDAEGGTTVMAAMRRGDLLVHHPYESFTTSVERFVTEAVEDPDVLAIKQTVYRTSDKSPLVPALIRATEGGKQAVCMVELKARFDERTNIQWALALEEAGVHVVYGIPGLKTHAKAILIVRREGEKIRHYVHIGTGNYNPKTARLYTDMGLFTTDPELGADVADLFNYLTGFARPQTFRKLLVAPINLREGLLAEVRRTVAAHSKDKPARIQMKMNALVDPVMIRALYDASRAGVKVDLNVRGICCLRPGVPGVSENIRVVSLLGRFLEHPRIYLFERGGEARCFIGSADLMPRNLDHRVEALAPVEDAQLLAQVRDVLERCFADNTHAWELAADGTWRRRKQQDGEKRWAQGELMERAVRLAQAATGRPMP; this is encoded by the coding sequence ATGGCCAAGCGCGCCTCCAACGGCCGAGGCAGCCAGAAGACCATCGAGCGAGACGTCATCCCCGAGGGGGTGGACGTGCCGGACCGGGCGCTGTTCTTCAACCGGGAGCTGTCCTGGCTGGCCTTCAACGATCGGGTGCTGCAGCTGGCCGAGGGCAGCTCGGTGCCGCTGATGGAGCGCGTGAAGTTCTGCGCCATCTACGCGCGCAACCTGGATGAGTTCTTCATGATCCGGGTGGCCCGACTGCACGAGCAGCACCGCGCGGGCGTCTCCCGGCTGGTGCCGGATGGGGCCACGCCGGGAGAGACGCTCGACAAGCTGCACGAGGGCATCCGGGCCCAGGGGCGGCGTCACAGCGACTGCTTCGAGCGGGTGCTGCGTCCGGCGCTGGCGGAGAAGGGCCTGCGCATCCTCTCCATGAAGGAGCTGGACACGGAGGCGCGGGCGCAGATGGACCAGCGCTTCCGCGAGCAGATCTTCCCGGTGCTGACGCCCCTGGCGATCGGGCTGGGACGGCACTTCCCGTACATCTCCAACCTCTCGGTGAGCCTGGCGGTGCTGCTGAGGGATCCGGTGGCGGAGGTGGAGAACGTGGCGCGGGTGAAGGTGCCCAAGGAGCTGCTGCCGCGCTTCGTGCCGCTCAAGAGCGGAGGCGGGACGGCGTTCGTGCCGCTCGAGGACATCATCGCCTGCCACCTGGGCACGCTGTTTCCCGGCATGGAGGTGCTGGACTACGGGCTGTTCCGGGTGACGCGGGACGCGGACTTCACGGTGTCCGAGGACGCCGAGGATCTGCTGGTGGCGGTGCAGGACGAGCTGCGCCAGCGCCGCTTCGGGGACGTCATCCGCCTGGAGCTTCAGGCGGGGATGAACCGGAAGCTGTGCGAGCCGCTGGTGGAGGCGCTCGGGCTGGAGCCTCGGCAGGTGTACGAGGAGCAGGGGCTGCTGGCGCTGGCGGATCTGCACGCGGTGGTGTCCACGCCGGGCTTCTCCGAGCTGAGGGATCCGCCGTGGACGCCCGTCACCCAGCCCCGGCTGCGCCCGGACCCGGACGCGGAGGGCGGCACGACGGTGATGGCGGCGATGCGCCGGGGCGATCTGCTGGTGCACCACCCCTACGAGTCCTTCACCACCTCGGTGGAGCGCTTCGTGACGGAGGCGGTGGAGGATCCGGACGTCCTGGCCATCAAGCAGACGGTGTACCGCACGTCGGACAAGTCACCGCTGGTGCCGGCGCTGATCCGCGCCACGGAGGGCGGCAAGCAGGCGGTGTGCATGGTGGAGCTCAAGGCCCGCTTCGACGAGCGCACCAACATCCAGTGGGCGCTGGCGCTGGAGGAGGCGGGCGTGCACGTGGTCTACGGCATCCCCGGGCTGAAGACGCACGCCAAGGCGATCCTGATCGTCCGCCGCGAGGGAGAGAAGATCCGCCACTACGTGCACATCGGCACGGGCAACTACAACCCGAAGACGGCGCGGCTCTACACGGACATGGGGCTGTTCACCACGGACCCGGAGCTGGGCGCGGACGTGGCGGACCTGTTCAACTACCTGACGGGGTTCGCGCGCCCGCAGACCTTCCGCAAGCTGCTGGTGGCGCCCATCAACCTGCGCGAGGGGCTGCTCGCGGAGGTCCGCCGCACGGTGGCCGCGCACTCGAAGGACAAGCCCGCGCGCATCCAGATGAAGATGAACGCGCTGGTGGATCCGGTGATGATCCGGGCGCTGTACGACGCCTCGCGCGCGGGCGTGAAGGTGGACCTCAATGTGCGAGGGATCTGCTGCCTGCGTCCCGGGGTGCCCGGGGTGTCGGAGAACATCCGGGTGGTGTCGCTCCTGGGACGCTTCCTGGAGCACCCACGCATCTATCTGTTCGAGCGCGGCGGCGAGGCGCGCTGCTTCATCGGCTCGGCGGACCTGATGCCGCGCAACCTGGACCACCGCGTGGAGGCGCTGGCGCCCGTGGAGGACGCGCAGCTGCTGGCCCAGGTGCGCGACGTGCTCGAGCGGTGCTTCGCGGACAACACCCACGCCTGGGAGCTCGCGGCGGACGGCACCTGGCGCCGCCGCAAGCAGCAGGACGGAGAGAAGCGCTGGGCTCAGGGCGAGCTGATGGAACGCGCGGTGCGGCTGGCACAGGCCGCCACGGGCCGCCCGATGCCTTGA
- a CDS encoding TonB-dependent receptor — protein MSKRAYLARGLCLVAMLLGSGALAQGNSVIIGTVVSAESKQPIADAVITATAPQLQGERVVVTDAAGAYRISQLPPGQYTLRVEAAEFKPFARSEVALRIDRTIRVNVELLPENLSEVIEISSQPFTVDVGSSAVGISVDEEFLRNVAVIRPGSKGSASRSFESLAELAPGAVSDRYGVSVSGSSSPESQYVVDGLSVNDPSVGTVGTPLSVEFVQEVNVITSGYMPEYGRSTGGILNVVTKSGSNEFHGSVFANVAPGFMQESGTAILQAGSVISAQGKPWNLGDFGFDLGGPILKDKFWFYVGVAPSFNRIQVERQLSTLDICTAVDVPNGCNSVGAARVDPATKYVLATPIEGTQTQRFADERSLQYTAKLTYAFNPDHNLSVSVFGTPRSSGGRGKYSFSDDGDPEVCAGLSCTGFVQGSYDSIATLRSNDAMDLVAKQSSSFFGKKLLVDATVGWHHQEDTILPSDDSGLNSGEGLSSMPRINYRRTRSPATRLGDVGRDFHSITEFEEIPDPSVCDSPVELLPTDTTTDRRATRCPVSAYSTGGPGTISIQKLDRIQGKVLGTYLFQWRGHHVVKAGLDLERLSFYNNRARTGLTPWTECTNGTCWFSSTQYGYLDAPDQPVFLETKEGTSKSMTVGGFIQDSWTVLDKFTANVGVRYDAQTVWGLDGKVGLYLPNQWSPRLGVIYDPTQQGRSKLFVNFARFYESMTLDMADLSFPQQQLMSATYDAPACNPADPVSLRTACASNEYRQAIGNDESPNQFWNVEGGDRVPVDPDIKPQSMDEIVVGGEYELLLGRLGLTYTRRTLNDVIEDMSRDDGSTFFIGNPGKGYSTDFPRAVRKYDGVSLYYQKNFSNQWLAQASYTWSRLQGNYSGLFRADTGQLSPNLTRDFDLLSLTTNRYGLLPGDRTHNVKAYGAREIAFGNATSLNLGASYRGRSGTVINVLGAHPRRSGAETFILPRGTAGRLPWVHDIDTHVGFNQKLARDMVLSLSLDVFNVFNFQQYTAVDQSFTFTRVYALENGEKLADVEACRVEGGNCRVIATANDKPITPNEVNPNFKRPIAYQSPRSIRLGAKISF, from the coding sequence TTGTCGAAACGTGCGTATCTGGCTCGGGGCCTGTGTCTCGTCGCCATGCTGCTGGGGTCCGGGGCGCTCGCCCAGGGCAACTCGGTCATCATCGGCACCGTCGTCAGCGCGGAGTCCAAGCAGCCGATCGCGGACGCCGTCATCACGGCCACCGCACCCCAGCTCCAGGGCGAGCGGGTCGTCGTCACGGATGCCGCGGGCGCCTACCGCATCTCGCAGCTGCCGCCGGGGCAGTACACGCTCCGCGTGGAGGCCGCGGAGTTCAAGCCCTTCGCGCGCTCGGAGGTCGCGCTGCGCATCGACCGCACCATCCGCGTCAACGTCGAGCTGCTCCCGGAGAACCTCAGTGAGGTGATCGAGATCTCCAGCCAGCCGTTCACCGTGGACGTCGGCTCCAGCGCGGTGGGCATCAGCGTGGACGAGGAGTTCCTGCGCAACGTGGCCGTCATCCGCCCGGGCAGCAAGGGCTCGGCGTCGCGCTCCTTCGAGTCGCTGGCCGAGCTGGCCCCCGGCGCCGTCTCGGACCGCTACGGCGTGAGCGTCAGCGGCAGCAGCTCGCCGGAGAGCCAGTACGTCGTGGACGGCCTGTCCGTGAACGATCCCAGCGTGGGCACGGTGGGCACGCCGCTGTCCGTGGAGTTCGTCCAGGAGGTCAACGTCATCACCAGCGGCTACATGCCCGAGTATGGCCGCTCCACCGGTGGCATCCTCAACGTCGTCACCAAGTCCGGCTCCAACGAGTTCCACGGCTCCGTCTTCGCCAACGTGGCCCCGGGCTTCATGCAGGAGTCGGGCACGGCGATCCTCCAGGCGGGCTCCGTCATCAGCGCCCAGGGCAAGCCGTGGAACCTGGGAGACTTCGGCTTCGATCTCGGCGGCCCCATCCTCAAGGACAAGTTCTGGTTCTACGTGGGCGTGGCGCCGTCCTTCAACCGCATCCAGGTGGAGCGCCAGCTCAGCACGCTGGACATCTGCACCGCGGTGGATGTGCCCAACGGCTGCAACTCCGTGGGCGCCGCGCGGGTGGATCCCGCGACGAAGTACGTGCTGGCCACGCCCATCGAGGGCACCCAGACCCAGCGCTTCGCGGACGAGCGGAGCCTGCAGTACACGGCCAAGCTGACCTACGCCTTCAACCCGGACCACAACCTCTCGGTCTCCGTGTTCGGCACGCCGCGCTCGTCGGGCGGGCGGGGCAAGTACTCCTTCAGCGACGACGGCGACCCCGAGGTGTGCGCCGGCCTGTCCTGCACCGGCTTCGTGCAGGGCTCCTATGACTCCATCGCCACCCTGCGCAGCAACGACGCGATGGACCTGGTGGCCAAGCAGTCCTCCTCGTTCTTCGGCAAGAAGCTGCTCGTCGACGCCACGGTGGGCTGGCACCACCAGGAGGACACGATCCTCCCGTCGGATGACTCGGGGCTGAACTCGGGCGAGGGCCTGTCGAGCATGCCGCGCATCAACTACCGGCGCACCCGCAGTCCGGCCACGAGGCTGGGCGACGTGGGGCGGGACTTCCACAGCATCACCGAGTTCGAGGAGATTCCCGATCCGTCGGTGTGTGACTCGCCGGTGGAGCTGCTGCCCACCGACACCACGACGGACCGCCGCGCGACGCGCTGCCCGGTGAGCGCGTACTCGACGGGAGGCCCCGGCACCATCAGCATCCAGAAGCTGGATCGCATCCAGGGCAAGGTGCTGGGCACCTACCTCTTCCAGTGGCGGGGCCACCACGTGGTGAAGGCCGGCCTCGATCTGGAGCGGCTGAGCTTCTACAACAACCGCGCGCGCACCGGCCTGACGCCCTGGACGGAGTGCACCAACGGCACGTGCTGGTTCAGCTCCACCCAGTACGGCTACCTGGACGCGCCGGACCAGCCCGTCTTCCTGGAGACGAAGGAGGGCACCTCCAAGTCCATGACGGTGGGTGGCTTCATCCAGGACAGCTGGACGGTGCTCGACAAGTTCACCGCCAACGTCGGTGTCCGCTACGACGCGCAGACCGTGTGGGGGCTGGACGGGAAGGTGGGGCTCTATCTGCCCAACCAGTGGTCCCCGCGCCTGGGCGTCATCTACGATCCCACCCAGCAGGGCCGCTCCAAGCTCTTCGTCAACTTCGCGCGCTTCTACGAGAGCATGACGCTGGACATGGCGGACCTCTCGTTCCCGCAGCAGCAGCTCATGTCGGCCACCTATGACGCGCCGGCGTGCAACCCGGCCGATCCGGTGTCCCTGCGGACGGCCTGCGCCAGCAACGAGTACCGCCAGGCCATCGGCAACGACGAGAGCCCCAACCAGTTCTGGAACGTGGAGGGCGGCGATCGCGTGCCCGTGGACCCCGACATCAAGCCCCAGTCCATGGACGAGATCGTCGTCGGCGGTGAGTACGAGCTGCTCCTGGGCCGCCTGGGCCTGACGTACACCCGGCGCACGCTCAACGACGTCATCGAGGACATGAGCCGGGATGACGGCAGCACCTTCTTCATCGGCAACCCCGGCAAGGGGTACTCGACGGACTTCCCGCGGGCCGTGCGCAAGTACGACGGGGTGTCGCTCTACTACCAGAAGAACTTCTCCAACCAGTGGCTCGCCCAGGCCAGCTACACCTGGTCGCGGCTGCAGGGGAACTACTCGGGCCTGTTCCGCGCGGACACCGGCCAGCTGTCGCCCAACCTGACGCGCGACTTCGATCTGCTCTCGCTGACGACCAACCGGTACGGCCTGCTGCCCGGCGACCGCACGCACAACGTCAAGGCCTACGGGGCGCGCGAGATCGCCTTCGGCAACGCCACGAGCCTCAACCTCGGCGCCAGCTACCGTGGCCGCTCCGGGACGGTGATCAACGTGCTGGGAGCGCACCCGCGTCGCAGCGGCGCGGAGACGTTCATCCTGCCGCGCGGCACCGCCGGGCGCCTGCCGTGGGTGCACGACATCGACACGCACGTGGGCTTCAACCAGAAGCTCGCGCGGGACATGGTGCTGAGCCTCTCGCTGGATGTCTTCAACGTCTTCAACTTCCAGCAGTACACGGCGGTGGACCAGAGCTTCACCTTCACCCGCGTGTACGCCCTGGAGAACGGGGAGAAGCTGGCGGACGTGGAGGCCTGCCGGGTGGAGGGCGGCAACTGCAGGGTGATCGCGACCGCCAACGACAAGCCCATCACCCCGAATGAGGTCAACCCCAACTTCAAGCGGCCGATCGCCTACCAGTCGCCGCGGTCCATCCGCCTCGGCGCGAAGATCAGCTTCTAG